One window of the Trypanosoma brucei gambiense DAL972 chromosome 5, complete sequence genome contains the following:
- a CDS encoding retrotransposon hot spot (RHS) protein, putative — MFSKRCFALPLCGSLRRYSTRPYFCPPLSVTLPLWSAHRNIFRYSPTLYFSGKETNCPKWVLGSNVKNVLLEDYEGLRDMTLHEFLLNKFLNTYNTRNVAMDVFVKNPRRYIVDAEVLENIQDTDEFKTVRTVIDLSEKVDYLIGKEISTLRQWEEKGKGEIRDFVGPVVGGRLDAAVITAKEERERAAQTAGGAVEIKGVYESIYNATWSYVESGHREEPLGMKVFNGRPQHMWTKEEVDISHTPETMNEPLPRHGNLEIAVLTSQVGWPCTFFKADPKDYDMNSRKEVGHVFMTDVYIRREVMRLWYKVEQRLNWWLMGEVPIKATPYVLIGTPGIGKSFSVGSFLLYKLLHYEASQLQIIIYVVEGKAHVFRKPKGGRPGYVTFYKSYDDAFVTINAITRASSNTEDIKGYLIFDVGKGHPAPMSLPYGFTGIALSSPDVKQFHEWAKQNTALSIYINCDTLEDLEAIHISRWGKIAPAYGWNPSDAKEKIETEWQKIESRIRIVGPPLRHIVGSDSFKNQFDAMKDPITDIQVERMEDYINIFRHRTRWRTAKPSHKLVQVVRVKEDNDDGDQYCCKPLSSYTGEAILDQLKPWLLKNHTLATGLLSNRAVVALLFEQNGAGAMLHEDALIELAKGLRSLPFVKNEIQQSVLQVLKKPKLTEPLIEVPEDTTVITGAEIEYMKLYKPQSSNFPVVDAFFFVENPKTFVGLQHTISERHPCSVGGLVKMKKYLRSYFKHWDNFSNDMVWEIIYVQRVDSEIFTRPQKCERSTGKGKHNNEDEEKFWREKVRQFSVSLNGHITALYVELQVRGNNNNRVNNRGGNIA, encoded by the coding sequence atgttttccAAACGCTGTTTTGCACTCCCACTTTGTGGATCGCTGAGACGGTACAGTACAAGACCATATTTCTGTCCTCCTCTCTCCGTCACTCTGCCTCTCTGGAGTGCTCATCGGAATATCTTCCGTTACAGTCCCACATTGTACTTTTCGGGGAAGGAAACCAATTGTCCCAAATGGGTGTTGGGAAGCAATGTCAAAAATGTGCTGCTGGAAGATTATGAGGGTTTGAGGGATATGACACTGCATGAATTTCTGCTGAATAAATTTTTAAACACGTATAACACACGGAATGTGGctatggatgtgtttgttaaGAATCCCAGAAGATATATTGTTGATGCCGAGGTTCTTGAGAATATACAGGATACTGATGAGTTTAAAACAGTGAGGACAGTTATTGATTTGTCTGAGAAGGTAGACTACCTTATCGGTAAGGAAATTAGCACCCTCCgtcagtgggaggagaagggaaagggggaaataagaGATTTTGTTGGTCCCGTAGTGGGAGGAAGGTTGGATGCAGCGGTGATAACCgccaaggaagaaagggaacgaGCTGCCCAAacagctggtggtgctgtCGAAATTAAAGGAGTGTATGAATCCATATACAATGCGACGTGGAGTTATGTGGAATCGGGCCACAGGGAAGAGCCACTTGGCATGAAGGTGTTCAATGGAAGGCCGCAGCACATGTGGACGAAGGAGGAGGTCGATATCAGCCACACACCGGAGACTATGAATGAACCACTTCCTCGTCACGGTAATTTGGAGATTGCGGTGCTTACATCTCAAGTGGGTTGGCCGTGCACGTTTTTCAAGGCGGACCCAAAGGATTATGATATGAATTCTAGGAAGGAAGTGGGGCACGTTTTTATGACTGATGTTTACATCCGTCGGGAAGTGATGAGACTGTGGTACAAGGTTGAGCAACGGCTTAACTGGTGGCTTATGGGTGAAGTACCTATTAAAGCAACACCTTATGTTCTTATTGGTACACCTGGTATTGGTAAATCGTTTTCGGTGGGATCCTTTCTGTTATACAAACTACTGCATTATGAAGCGAGTCAGCTTCAGATTATCATATACGTCGTGGAGGGTAAGGCGCATGTGTTTCGTAAACCCAAAGGTGGTCGACCAGGATATGTTACGTTTTACAAAAGTTATGATGATGCATTCGTGACTATTAATGCAATAACCAGAGCTTCATCTAATACGGAAGATATCAAAGGATACCTTATATTCGACGTGGGCAAGGGCCATCCTGCTCCGATGAGCCTACCCTATGGTTTCACTGGTATTGCCTTGAGTTCTCCAGACGTCAAGCAGTTCCATGAATGGGCTAAACAGAATACTGCCCTATCTATTTACATAAACTGTGATACGTTGGAGGATTTGGAAGCCATACACATATCGAGGTGGGGGAAAATCGCTCCTGCTTACGGTTGGAATCCTTCAGATGCGAAGGAGAAAATTGAAACTGAATGGCAAAAAATTGAAAGTCGCATTCGTATCGTTGGCCCACCGCTTCGTCATATTGTTGGTTCAGATTCGTTTAAAAACCAGTTTGACGCAATGAAGGATCCCATTACCGATATCCAAGTTGAGAGGATGGAGGACTACATTAACATTTTCCGACACCGAACTCGTTGGCGCACAGCTAAGCCATCACACAAGTTGGTACAGGTTGTCCGAGTGAAGGAAGACAACGATGATGGTGATCAGTATTGCTGCAAACCACTTTCATCTTACACAGGTGAAGCTATTTTAGACCAACTGAAACCTTGGTTACTGAAAAATCATACTTTAGCCACTGGTCTACTGAGTAACCGGGCTGTCGTTGCTCTCCTGTTCGAGCAGAATGGCGCAGGAGCAATGCTGCATGAGGATGCGCTAATTGAGTTGGCGAAGGGTCTGCGAAGTCTCCCATTTGTTAAGAATGAAATCCAACAAAGTGTGCTCCAGGTGCTAAAAAAGCCAAAACTCACAGAGCCTTTGATTGAGGTTCCTGAGGATACTACAGTTATAACTGGAGCCGAAATTGAATACATGAAGTTGTACAAACCACAATCAAGTAATTTTCCAGTTGTTGATGCGTTCTTTTTCGTTGAGAACCCGAAGACTTTTGTGGGACTGCAGCACACAATTTCCGAGAGGCATCCTTGCAGCGTCGGCGGATTAGTTAAGATGAAGAAGTATTTGCGAAGTTACTTCAAACATTGGGACAATTTTTCCAATGATATGGTATGGGAAATAATATATGTTCAAAGGGTTGACAGCGAAATATTTACGAGGCCGCAGAAATGTGAAAGGTCAAccggaaagggaaaacacaataatgaggatgaggaaaaatTTTGGAGAGAGAAAGTGCGTCAATTCTCGGTTTCACTTAATGGACACATTACTGCACTATACGTTGAATTGCAAGTAAGgggtaacaataacaaccgAGTGAACAATAGGGGTGGTAACATTGCATAG
- a CDS encoding iron/ascorbate oxidoreductase family protein,putative, with translation MAHGSIPVIDVGPLFCDGEKGMMDVAKQIDHACRTWGVFLVVGHPIPRERTEKLMEMAKAFFSLPLEEKLKVDIRKSKHHRGYGCLDAENVDPTKPFDCKETFNMGCHLPEDHPDVAAGKPLRGPNNHPTQVKGWVELMNRHYREMQEFALVILRALALAIGLKKDFFDTKFDEPLSVFRMLHYPPQKQGTRYPIVCGEHTDYGIITLLYQDSVGGLQVRNLSDEWVDVEPIEGSFVVNIGDMMNMWSNGRYRSTPHRVRLTTTDRYSMPFFCEPNPYTVIKCLDHCHSPSNPPKYSPVRAVDWLLKRFAETYAHRKTKM, from the coding sequence ATGGCTCACGGCTCGATTCCAGTTATTGATGTCGGCCCTCTGTTCTGTGATGGAGAAAAGGGGatgatggatgttgcgaaacaGATTGATCATGCCTGTAGGACGTGGggtgtttttcttgttgtgggTCATCCCATTCCCCGTGAGCGAACGGAAAAGTTGATGGAAATGGCCAaggcttttttttcgcttccaTTGGAAGAGAAACTTAAGGTTGATATTCGAAAGAGCAAACATCATCGCGGTTACGGATGCCTCGATGCGGAGAATGTTGACCCAACGAAACCATTTGATTGTAAAGAAACATTTAATATGGGCTGTCATCTCCCTGAGGATCACCCCGATGTTGCAGCTGGAAAGCCATTGCGTGGACCGAACAATCACCCCACGCAAGTGAAAGGTTGGGTAGAGTTGATGAACAGACATTATCGCGAAATGCAGGAATTTGCCCTCGTTATTCTTCGTGCCCTCGCACTCGCTATTGGTTTAAAGAAAGACTTTTTCGATACCAAATTTGATGAACCTTTGAGTGTGTTCCGTATGCTACATTATCCTCCACAAAAGCAAGGGACCCGTTATCCCATCGTGTGTGGTGAGCATACGGATTATGGTATTATTACATTACTCTACCAAGATTCGGTGGGAGGACTGCAGGTGCGCAATCTGTCAGATGAGTGGGTGGATGTGGAACCCATCGAAGGAAGTTTTGTTGTGAATATTGGGGACATGATGAATATGTGGAGTAATGGCCGTTACCGCTCAACACCGCATCGCGTTCGCTTAACCACAACTGATCGCTACTCCATGCCATTTTTCTGTGAGCCTAATCCTTATACTGTTATTAAATGCCTTGATCATTGCCATTCGCCAAGCAATCCCCCCAAATATTCACCAGTCCGTGCTGTGGATTGGTTGCTGAAGCGTTTCGCGGAAACATATGCCCATCGCAAAACAAAGATGTGA